In the genome of Burkholderia sp. PAMC 26561, one region contains:
- a CDS encoding NADP-dependent oxidoreductase, with protein MSVTDKYIFVKQEQVMSGQAESIETMRAVRFHQFGEPSSVLRMEQVSIPYPDAGLIRVRVVACGLNPSDWALCRGLFPGNMPRGIGLDVSGIVDAVANDVQGIAVGDAVFGAADYANCFSAGAADHAIMKHWTLVPEGLSMESAAAIPLAAETAFRSLERFGADQGCTVLVHGAGTTVGFAAVQLALMKGFRVVATAGATYSVKLAELGALVTNYGDGMVERVEALVNGHPDFVLDTAPPSGVLPDLVKIAGGDTKRVLTITDFTTADALGVRHSFSESHPERWDMLGEFARLAAEGKLFVPIARVLPLEAWREAMAISLSGQARGKILLKPRAEDM; from the coding sequence ATGTCAGTCACTGACAAATACATTTTTGTTAAACAGGAGCAGGTTATGAGCGGACAAGCAGAGTCGATTGAAACCATGCGGGCAGTGCGTTTTCATCAATTTGGAGAGCCGTCCTCGGTATTGCGCATGGAGCAGGTGTCGATTCCATACCCGGATGCCGGCTTGATCCGCGTGCGCGTGGTTGCATGTGGTTTGAATCCGTCCGACTGGGCGCTGTGCCGAGGCTTGTTTCCGGGAAATATGCCTCGTGGCATCGGCCTCGACGTATCCGGTATCGTGGATGCTGTCGCGAATGATGTTCAAGGAATTGCCGTCGGCGACGCTGTGTTTGGCGCGGCGGACTACGCGAATTGTTTTAGTGCTGGTGCTGCTGACCACGCAATTATGAAACACTGGACATTGGTGCCCGAAGGTTTGTCGATGGAGAGTGCTGCCGCTATTCCACTGGCCGCTGAAACCGCGTTTCGCAGCCTCGAGCGCTTCGGAGCGGATCAAGGATGCACGGTGCTTGTTCATGGAGCAGGTACGACCGTGGGTTTTGCCGCCGTGCAGTTGGCGTTGATGAAAGGTTTCCGAGTCGTCGCGACCGCGGGCGCCACGTATTCGGTTAAGCTGGCCGAGCTTGGCGCATTGGTTACTAATTACGGCGACGGAATGGTCGAACGAGTCGAGGCTCTGGTGAATGGGCATCCCGATTTCGTGCTGGACACTGCTCCGCCCAGCGGCGTCTTGCCCGACCTCGTCAAAATAGCTGGAGGGGACACGAAGCGCGTACTGACAATTACAGACTTCACTACTGCGGATGCACTGGGAGTGCGGCACTCGTTCTCGGAATCGCACCCGGAACGCTGGGACATGTTAGGCGAATTCGCGAGACTCGCCGCAGAAGGAAAGCTGTTTGTTCCAATCGCACGGGTCCTACCCCTTGAAGCGTGGCGTGAAGCGATGGCAATAAGTTTAAGTGGGCAGGCGCGCGGCAAGATTCTTCTCAAGCCGCGTGCGGAAGATATGTGA